In Psychrobacter sp. P11G3, a single genomic region encodes these proteins:
- a CDS encoding nitrite/sulfite reductase yields MYQYNYADQTLVEERVAQFRDQTERFLAGELPEEQFLPLRLQNGLYIQRYAPMLRIAIPYGLLASYQLRKLAEITRKYDKGYGHFTTRTNIQLNWPKLEDVPDILAELASVQMHAIQTSGNCIRNTTTDPYAGIHKEEIADPRPYCEIIRQWSTFHPEFAFLPRKFKIAVIGTNDDRAATQVHDVGLHVKTNDEGEIGFEVLVGGGLGRIPVLGKVINKFLPRQHLLSYLDAILRVYNLHGRRDKGSKYRSRIKILVESMGGPAFAKLVNAEWEAHTKDGPLTLTDENFATATGFFSEPDYVSFDALQVQSELQQQLNADKDFANWYNQNTVAHKIAGYRAVVISLKAGLVDGKYVPSGDVSESQMDALADLSDKYSFGELRGTYQQNLVFADVETNKLYELWQQLSELHLARANINTLTDMIVCPGWDYCSLANATTHNIAEQIEKQFDDLDYLYDLGEIRLNMSGCINACAHHHTGDIGILGVDKKGEHWYQISLGGNSSDDAKLGKILGKSVPALDVASTIQQIVDVYVDLRASTDNDVESFGQLVERVGIDPFKEKVYG; encoded by the coding sequence ATGTATCAATATAATTACGCTGACCAGACTTTGGTAGAGGAACGAGTTGCCCAATTTCGCGACCAAACCGAGCGGTTTTTGGCAGGTGAGCTGCCAGAAGAGCAGTTTTTGCCATTGCGGTTGCAAAACGGCCTGTACATCCAGCGTTATGCGCCGATGTTGCGTATCGCCATTCCTTACGGATTGCTTGCCAGCTACCAGTTGCGCAAATTGGCCGAGATTACTCGCAAGTATGATAAAGGCTATGGTCACTTCACGACGCGTACCAATATCCAGCTGAACTGGCCAAAGCTAGAAGATGTGCCAGATATCTTAGCTGAATTAGCCTCAGTACAGATGCATGCCATCCAAACCTCAGGCAACTGTATTCGTAATACCACCACCGATCCATATGCCGGTATTCATAAAGAAGAAATCGCTGACCCACGTCCTTATTGTGAAATTATCCGTCAGTGGTCTACCTTCCACCCTGAGTTTGCTTTTTTGCCGCGTAAATTTAAGATTGCTGTGATCGGTACCAATGATGACCGCGCGGCAACCCAAGTACATGATGTCGGTCTACACGTAAAAACCAATGATGAAGGTGAGATTGGTTTTGAAGTATTGGTTGGCGGTGGTCTAGGACGTATTCCTGTCCTTGGTAAAGTTATCAATAAGTTCTTGCCACGTCAGCATCTGCTGAGTTATTTAGACGCTATCTTGCGTGTCTACAACTTGCATGGTCGCCGTGACAAAGGCAGCAAATACAGATCACGTATCAAAATTTTGGTCGAAAGCATGGGCGGTCCAGCGTTTGCCAAATTGGTCAATGCTGAGTGGGAAGCTCATACCAAAGATGGTCCGCTTACCTTGACTGATGAGAACTTTGCAACCGCGACTGGCTTCTTTAGTGAGCCTGATTATGTCTCATTCGATGCGCTACAAGTACAGTCTGAGCTACAACAGCAACTAAACGCTGATAAAGACTTTGCCAATTGGTATAACCAAAACACCGTAGCGCACAAAATAGCTGGCTATCGTGCCGTGGTTATTTCTCTTAAGGCAGGTTTGGTCGATGGCAAATATGTACCATCCGGTGATGTCAGTGAATCACAAATGGATGCTCTGGCTGACCTGTCTGACAAATACAGCTTTGGTGAGCTACGTGGTACTTATCAGCAGAATCTAGTATTCGCTGATGTGGAGACCAATAAGCTTTATGAGTTATGGCAGCAACTATCAGAATTGCATTTAGCGCGCGCAAACATCAATACCCTAACAGATATGATTGTCTGCCCAGGTTGGGATTACTGCTCGCTTGCCAATGCAACGACGCACAACATCGCTGAACAAATCGAAAAACAGTTCGATGACCTAGACTATCTATATGATTTGGGTGAGATTCGCCTGAACATGTCTGGCTGTATCAATGCTTGTGCGCACCATCATACAGGCGATATTGGTATCTTGGGTGTCGATAAAAAAGGTGAACATTGGTATCAGATTAGTCTTGGCGGCAACTCTAGCGACGACGCCAAACTTGGCAAAATCTTAGGCAAATCTGTGCCGGCTCTTGATGTTGCCAGCACCATACAGCAGATCGTTGATGTCTATGTGGACTTACGTGCCAGCACTGATAACGATGTAGAAAGCTTTGGGCAATTGGTTGAGCGCGTTGGTATTGATCCATTTAAGGAGAAGGTCTATGGCTAA
- a CDS encoding DUF934 domain-containing protein, whose product MANHHILDSHGVDIGSQDTWHVLTTNALPESMVSTNITLLELLQKQEKPDVIVPLVDLLDTTGAQAGGLIKEVYELIVQHSSRLGLWVTADTYADALEGLSEFLSTHALIVIDAPKFADGRHFSFARTLRQIGYTGEIRVAGAFGRDQIAYMLRVGVDSFVLSEHDLEADSKFGIEQAFTALASSYDGRSASDLPMFAQPSEPSVA is encoded by the coding sequence ATGGCTAATCACCATATTTTGGACAGTCATGGCGTCGATATTGGCAGTCAAGATACATGGCATGTGCTTACTACTAATGCACTGCCAGAGAGCATGGTATCGACTAACATTACGTTGCTTGAGCTACTACAAAAACAAGAAAAGCCTGACGTCATCGTGCCACTTGTTGATCTGTTAGATACAACAGGCGCACAAGCTGGTGGTCTGATCAAAGAAGTTTATGAGCTGATCGTACAGCACAGTAGCCGACTTGGATTGTGGGTTACTGCCGATACTTACGCTGATGCATTAGAGGGACTTAGTGAGTTCTTATCAACGCACGCACTTATCGTGATTGACGCACCTAAGTTCGCTGATGGCCGTCACTTTAGCTTTGCACGTACGCTGCGCCAAATCGGTTATACAGGCGAGATTCGAGTGGCTGGCGCGTTTGGCCGCGATCAAATTGCTTATATGCTACGTGTGGGCGTTGATAGCTTTGTATTGAGCGAGCATGACCTAGAAGCCGATTCTAAATTTGGCATTGAGCAAGCCTTTACTGCCCTTGCTAGTAGCTATGACGGTCGAAGCGCTTCAGATTTACCGATGTTTGCACAACCGTCAGAGCCTTCAGTCGCATAG
- a CDS encoding phosphoadenosine phosphosulfate reductase family protein: protein MSQLHPNLDLDQANQDLQGKSPEQIVEWALTQAKNPIITTNFRPYESAILHLVAKQRPDITVLWVDSGYNTDATYQFANKLIHDLNLNVVTYIPKKTAAHRDATMNGIPGIDNPQHDEFTEQVKLEPFRRALDELKPDVWFNAIRKDQTEFRQGLDVLSLSKDGVLKVAPLFEKTDADLDVYLEEHNLPNEHDYFDPTKVEESRECGLHTQL, encoded by the coding sequence ATGAGCCAATTACACCCAAACCTAGACCTTGATCAAGCCAACCAAGACCTGCAAGGTAAGTCGCCTGAGCAAATCGTTGAGTGGGCACTGACTCAAGCAAAAAATCCAATCATCACGACCAACTTCCGTCCGTATGAATCAGCAATTTTGCACTTGGTTGCCAAACAGCGTCCTGATATCACGGTATTGTGGGTAGACTCAGGCTACAACACTGATGCTACTTATCAATTTGCCAACAAGCTTATCCATGACTTGAACCTAAATGTCGTTACCTACATTCCTAAGAAAACAGCTGCTCACCGTGACGCGACGATGAATGGTATCCCAGGTATCGATAACCCACAGCATGACGAGTTCACTGAGCAAGTTAAGCTTGAGCCGTTCCGCCGTGCGTTAGATGAGTTAAAGCCAGATGTGTGGTTCAATGCTATTCGTAAAGACCAAACTGAGTTCCGCCAAGGTCTTGACGTACTTAGCTTGTCAAAAGACGGCGTGCTAAAAGTAGCGCCATTGTTTGAAAAGACCGATGCTGATTTAGACGTATATCTAGAAGAGCACAACTTACCAAACGAGCATGACTACTTTGATCCAACTAAGGTAGAAGAAAGCCGTGAGTGTGGTCTACATACCCAGCTATAA
- a CDS encoding SDR family NAD(P)-dependent oxidoreductase: MKLQNRVAILFGGTSGLGEATAKAFAKEGAKIVVTGRDEEDGNRIVKDIRDHNQDAIFVKADVTKKTDIQAVVDQALTTYGQIDILYNGAGIHDAYDNAVELEEDFYDKLMAINVKAPYLASKMVIPHFIQQGGGTIINVGSQATQMAGPGGSAYVTSKHAILGFSKQLAFDFGSQGIKVNTLSPGFIKTPMTEGIEDERLERIPAERAGKPEEIAALAVFLASDDSNYMQGANVLMDGGWVLGRK; encoded by the coding sequence ATGAAACTACAAAACAGAGTCGCGATTTTATTTGGTGGCACGTCAGGGTTGGGTGAGGCGACGGCTAAAGCGTTTGCTAAAGAAGGCGCTAAAATAGTCGTTACAGGACGCGATGAGGAAGACGGCAATCGAATCGTCAAAGACATTAGAGATCACAATCAAGACGCCATTTTTGTCAAAGCTGATGTGACGAAAAAGACCGACATTCAAGCCGTTGTTGACCAAGCATTAACGACTTATGGTCAGATTGACATTTTGTACAACGGTGCTGGTATTCATGACGCTTATGATAATGCTGTTGAGCTAGAAGAGGATTTTTACGATAAATTGATGGCGATTAATGTCAAGGCGCCTTATCTGGCTTCCAAAATGGTGATTCCGCATTTTATTCAGCAAGGTGGCGGCACCATTATTAATGTCGGTTCGCAAGCGACACAAATGGCAGGACCGGGTGGCTCAGCATATGTGACATCCAAACACGCCATTTTGGGGTTCTCGAAACAATTGGCTTTCGATTTTGGTAGTCAGGGTATTAAAGTTAATACATTGTCGCCAGGTTTTATAAAAACACCCATGACTGAGGGTATTGAGGATGAACGTCTAGAGCGTATTCCTGCCGAGCGTGCTGGCAAGCCTGAAGAGATTGCTGCACTTGCTGTGTTTTTGGCATCTGATGATTCTAATTATATGCAAGGCGCTAACGTTTTGATGGATGGCGGTTGGGTGCTAGGTCGCAAATAA
- the cysG gene encoding siroheme synthase CysG, whose translation MNTFPLFFKLEGRKVLIVGGGEVALRKADLLSRAGACITILAPDISHELQALLTDDKHQFIYENYNITYMSGARVIIAATDDEMLNHQIHADATELNIPVNVVDTPHLCDFIFPAIIDRNPIVIGISSNGKAPVLARLLRARLETLIPQGYGKLAKLAGEFRSEVKAKIPTLTGRRQFWERAFEGQVSQLMFAGNETEATAQLKADLDSTAAAISKKSDDTDSDAIKPVASNESEKSLPAVGEVYIVGAGPGDPELLTFKALRLMQQADVVFYDALVSPQVLDLCRRDADKVFVGKKRSNHTVAQLGINELLVNHAKQGRRVVRLKGGDPFIFGRGGEEIESLRANNVPYQVVPGITAANAAASYAGIPLTHRDHSQSVRFVTGFLKAGAPNSNFTSFLNTDETVVFYMGLHSLARLTEGLVDAGRSSETPIAIVSNASMPNQQVLTGTLATIVAKQEQAQLPTPALLIMGDVVSLHHDLAWYNLQNQQHSQNSDDIAKNWLREGSRGEAVKQPIDQQAHALSMVANLATQQGDGLEQLIID comes from the coding sequence ATGAACACCTTCCCGCTATTTTTTAAATTAGAAGGCCGTAAAGTGCTTATCGTGGGCGGCGGCGAAGTGGCACTGCGTAAAGCTGACTTGCTCAGTCGTGCAGGTGCCTGCATTACTATACTTGCACCTGATATCAGCCACGAGCTACAAGCTTTGCTAACTGATGATAAGCACCAATTTATCTATGAGAATTATAATATAACCTATATGTCAGGCGCACGAGTAATCATTGCCGCGACTGATGATGAAATGCTGAATCACCAGATTCATGCAGATGCGACTGAGCTAAACATTCCAGTCAATGTGGTCGATACGCCGCATTTATGTGACTTTATCTTTCCAGCCATTATCGATCGCAATCCTATCGTGATTGGTATCTCATCAAATGGTAAAGCGCCTGTGCTGGCACGTCTATTACGGGCACGCCTTGAGACGTTAATTCCGCAAGGCTATGGAAAATTAGCCAAGCTGGCAGGTGAATTCCGCAGTGAGGTAAAAGCCAAAATACCAACGCTTACTGGCCGTCGTCAGTTTTGGGAGCGCGCGTTTGAAGGCCAAGTCAGTCAGCTCATGTTCGCCGGTAATGAAACTGAAGCGACTGCACAGTTAAAAGCTGATTTGGATAGCACTGCCGCTGCTATCAGTAAGAAAAGCGACGATACAGACTCGGATGCCATCAAGCCCGTCGCATCGAATGAGTCAGAAAAAAGCTTACCAGCCGTTGGTGAAGTCTATATTGTGGGCGCAGGCCCGGGTGATCCAGAGCTTCTGACCTTCAAAGCCTTGCGTTTAATGCAGCAAGCGGACGTGGTGTTTTATGATGCTTTAGTCTCACCGCAGGTCTTAGACTTATGCCGCCGTGATGCTGATAAAGTGTTTGTCGGTAAAAAACGCAGCAATCATACGGTCGCGCAATTAGGTATCAATGAGCTACTTGTCAATCATGCCAAGCAAGGTCGCCGTGTCGTGCGTTTAAAAGGTGGCGATCCATTTATCTTTGGACGTGGCGGCGAAGAGATAGAGAGCCTACGAGCAAACAATGTACCTTACCAAGTCGTACCAGGTATCACCGCTGCCAATGCCGCTGCTAGCTATGCAGGCATTCCGCTAACTCATCGTGACCATTCACAGTCAGTGCGTTTTGTGACGGGGTTTTTGAAGGCTGGCGCGCCCAACAGTAACTTTACAAGTTTCTTAAATACTGATGAGACGGTCGTATTTTATATGGGTCTGCACTCGCTGGCACGTTTGACTGAAGGCTTGGTTGATGCTGGACGCAGTAGCGAGACACCGATTGCTATCGTCTCTAATGCGAGTATGCCCAACCAGCAGGTATTGACCGGTACGCTTGCAACGATTGTTGCCAAACAAGAACAAGCACAATTGCCAACGCCTGCCCTTCTCATTATGGGCGACGTGGTCAGCTTGCATCATGATTTAGCTTGGTATAATTTGCAAAATCAGCAGCACAGTCAAAATAGCGATGACATAGCTAAAAATTGGTTGCGTGAAGGGTCAAGAGGTGAAGCAGTAAAACAACCAATAGACCAACAAGCTCATGCCCTATCGATGGTCGCAAATCTTGCGACGCAGCAAGGAGATGGTCTGGAGCAACTGATTATTGACTAG
- a CDS encoding exonuclease SbcCD subunit D C-terminal domain-containing protein, whose product MPIPDASLPSSLTTQMKPLTILHTSDWHLGRRLYGRLRYEEFESFLHWLQDTISAQKVDILIVAGDIFDTMTPSNKAQALYYEFLGKVSRSCCQHVVIVAGNHDSPTFLDAPSNVLKFLNVHVIGTACDDLDDEVLVLGDDDNNPHCIIAAVPYLRDRDVRSSSAGESADSKDANVIAGICEHYDNVADIAKAKQADLNKTHQRYIPIIATGHLFASGGKTTEDDGVRELYVGSLGKISADMFNDGFDYVALGHLHVPQRVGGRESIRYSGSPIAMGFGEAKQQKQVLLVQFGAAEHFNNGNSELNVAPDSITPYAINTAADIEVVKVQKTVEKLTEKSAKKVSSQELPFMDDLFSFDEPAEDEAVAQSTAIENTPVQPEQYKSIRETSTDAVISNKILHRDDANQMQVVSLPIPKFQQLAQISGDLTTIDQTIRALTQSDSIWLEVVYTGDEIVSGLKDKVNEMVEGTVFEVLITKDSHSYNKVLNQQQTSENLQDLNEMEVFERCLTINDVADSQKDSLRDAYGQILYNLRHEDKQAE is encoded by the coding sequence ATGCCCATACCTGATGCTAGCTTGCCTTCCTCTTTAACCACGCAAATGAAACCTTTGACCATATTGCATACTTCAGACTGGCACTTGGGGCGACGTCTATATGGGCGTCTTCGCTATGAAGAATTTGAGTCATTCCTGCATTGGCTACAAGATACCATCAGCGCGCAAAAAGTAGATATATTGATCGTCGCTGGTGATATTTTCGATACCATGACCCCAAGCAATAAAGCCCAAGCGCTATATTATGAATTTTTGGGTAAGGTCTCACGCTCCTGCTGTCAGCATGTGGTTATTGTCGCAGGTAATCATGACTCACCGACATTTTTAGACGCGCCAAGCAATGTGCTTAAGTTTTTGAATGTGCATGTGATTGGTACTGCTTGTGATGACTTGGACGACGAAGTATTGGTCTTGGGTGATGACGACAACAACCCTCATTGTATTATTGCCGCTGTGCCCTATCTGCGCGATCGGGATGTGCGTAGTAGCAGCGCTGGCGAGTCCGCAGATAGCAAAGACGCCAATGTTATCGCTGGTATTTGCGAGCATTATGACAATGTTGCAGACATTGCGAAAGCTAAGCAAGCCGACTTAAACAAAACGCATCAGCGATATATTCCTATCATCGCCACAGGACATCTATTCGCGTCTGGTGGCAAAACAACCGAGGATGATGGTGTGCGCGAGCTATATGTCGGCTCACTAGGTAAAATCTCCGCCGATATGTTCAATGATGGCTTCGATTATGTGGCACTTGGCCATTTGCACGTGCCGCAGCGTGTTGGCGGTCGTGAGAGTATTCGCTACTCAGGCTCACCTATCGCGATGGGTTTCGGAGAGGCCAAACAGCAAAAGCAAGTATTACTCGTACAGTTTGGTGCTGCAGAACATTTTAATAATGGCAACTCAGAGCTGAACGTCGCACCTGATAGTATTACTCCTTATGCCATCAATACAGCTGCTGATATCGAAGTCGTCAAAGTTCAAAAAACAGTAGAAAAACTGACAGAAAAATCCGCTAAAAAAGTGTCTAGTCAGGAACTGCCTTTCATGGATGACTTGTTTAGCTTTGATGAGCCTGCAGAAGATGAAGCAGTGGCACAATCTACTGCCATAGAAAATACTCCTGTTCAGCCTGAGCAATATAAAAGCATTCGAGAAACTTCTACTGACGCCGTGATTAGCAATAAAATCCTACATCGCGATGACGCTAATCAAATGCAAGTAGTATCCCTACCCATCCCAAAGTTCCAACAATTGGCGCAAATATCTGGTGACCTAACCACGATTGATCAAACCATTAGAGCGCTTACGCAATCGGACTCTATTTGGCTAGAGGTTGTCTATACAGGCGATGAGATTGTCAGTGGGCTAAAAGATAAAGTTAATGAGATGGTAGAAGGTACAGTGTTTGAAGTGCTAATAACTAAAGACTCCCATTCCTATAATAAAGTGCTCAATCAGCAGCAGACTTCCGAGAACTTGCAGGACTTAAATGAGATGGAGGTTTTTGAGCGCTGCTTAACGATAAATGATGTGGCTGATTCTCAAAAAGACTCATTGCGCGATGCTTATGGCCAGATACTTTATAACTTACGTCATGAAGACAAACAGGCAGAATAA
- a CDS encoding AAA family ATPase: protein MRLIELRLKNLNSLKGEWHIDFADTAFTNEGIFAITGQTGAGKTTILDAICLALYGETPRINSISKSSNEVMTRQTAECFAEVVIDLNGEQYRCRWGQRRAYNKADGNLQDATHEIAKINVDDSSKDDELLESTLKHTKNKIIELTRMDFQQFTRSILLAQGSFSAFLKAKADERADILEKITGTDIYATISTQVHDKKRTEEEILNKLQYGLDGLTLLNTDEENQLKADLQSYQSAQSEQQQTIQNLAEKIKWLDSVTESKEKLNIYQSDLVQAQQAQQDFIPSAKRLVAANKALEIDSQFSQLVHSRDNLKRLQEEQQQISSILPQKQNDLEQATTHLEIAKTHTQTAHEALQTALPNIAQARRLDIDITQNKHVLKDIEQRQQTLTSSTQHLNKEIDNHKQQAAQNKTQLASVESYLNDAHELNNIDSDIANFKSHCGRLKVVLQENTALSDDKTSQQQQIHQYRANLDALNQQKKTKDTTMLSIQGKLLTLQQEQAALTQVQSLVDMRDEQEQIDDINRQLDQVSVKTKQHDELSVQVEKIVATLPVMSNDLKKLAGLIADNESALGAAKEKRQDKQTQLHLLQKVAKLEDYIADLKDGHPCPLCGSLEHPYSADHPHLIQETEATQTQRQITELDTTISNLEDTLSKHRITQATVRQQFVQAEEQQTLLNHQIQKLKTEIDQLVSSVLNKGYSQLVAETLKPLMQIETHVDALSLLDSIKIELGKRRESLKNTLTQYETLSESLSTMRNDIEALDKEQRELTSTINEIESNSEKIAWAIENLDKKYHDNFSELTVLKTDILALLNKYSTDKHQSDAKMAIRSSLQSLQPLITSIESQTILSNVDAQAHINTLRQSHSTLLEIKKQFNDYREDQQNLKTSLGRLETQVETKQSQLDKEENELIKISQLAAEKANMLEQLRTNRDEVLADKDPEAEEKRLRDALDQAKATQISAQRQLDNAEHLLSQLLDKQRQVTEQVTTVQGTLNTQEDSFKLILATSDFSDEIDFTNARLPIDERNTLKQQQQHIDYALKQAQSLLDATQKTLADKQANPLTVDDRETLAQQQSQAQDEFNKRIESIGAISQRLKDNEDKKNTQQAQLDAITMQKEKLQVWQQLHKLIGSSDGKKFRTFAQGLTFDLMVTQANTQLQKMSDRYLLARDDNSPLELNVIDNYQGGEIRSTKNLSGGEGFIISLALALGLSQMASQNIRVDSLFLDEGFGTLDEESLDIALDTLTNLQQEGKLIGVISHVQALKDRILTQIKVEKLSGGFSRISGQGCHKVVSEKAS, encoded by the coding sequence ATGCGCCTAATCGAACTCAGACTAAAAAACCTCAACTCCCTCAAAGGCGAATGGCATATTGATTTTGCTGATACTGCCTTTACCAATGAAGGCATTTTTGCTATCACTGGGCAAACAGGCGCCGGCAAGACCACCATATTGGATGCTATTTGCTTAGCGCTATATGGTGAGACGCCAAGGATTAATAGTATCAGTAAGAGCAGCAATGAGGTAATGACGCGGCAGACGGCAGAATGTTTCGCTGAAGTAGTGATTGACTTAAATGGTGAGCAATATCGCTGCCGCTGGGGACAGCGCCGTGCTTACAATAAAGCAGACGGTAATCTACAAGATGCGACTCATGAAATCGCTAAGATAAACGTTGATGACTCGTCAAAAGACGATGAGCTGTTAGAGAGCACCTTAAAGCATACCAAAAATAAAATCATTGAGCTGACTCGGATGGATTTTCAGCAGTTCACTCGCTCTATATTGCTAGCTCAGGGTAGCTTTTCAGCATTTCTAAAGGCAAAGGCTGATGAACGCGCAGATATTTTAGAGAAAATCACTGGCACTGATATTTATGCGACTATCTCAACACAGGTTCATGATAAGAAACGTACCGAGGAAGAAATTCTTAATAAGCTGCAATACGGTTTAGATGGCTTGACGCTCTTAAATACCGATGAAGAAAATCAGTTAAAAGCTGACTTGCAGTCATATCAAAGTGCCCAAAGTGAGCAGCAGCAGACCATTCAAAATTTGGCCGAAAAAATAAAGTGGCTAGATAGCGTCACAGAGTCAAAAGAAAAACTGAATATTTATCAAAGTGACTTGGTGCAGGCTCAGCAAGCGCAGCAAGATTTTATTCCTAGTGCCAAACGCTTAGTCGCTGCTAATAAAGCGTTGGAAATTGACAGTCAGTTCAGCCAACTTGTCCATAGTCGCGATAACCTAAAACGCTTGCAAGAAGAACAGCAGCAGATCAGTAGCATCTTACCGCAAAAACAAAATGACTTAGAGCAAGCAACCACACATCTAGAGATAGCAAAAACTCATACACAAACTGCCCACGAAGCTTTGCAAACGGCTCTACCCAATATTGCGCAGGCGCGTAGACTAGATATAGATATTACGCAGAATAAGCATGTCCTAAAAGATATTGAGCAAAGACAGCAAACTCTAACGAGCAGCACTCAACATCTAAATAAAGAGATAGACAACCATAAACAACAGGCTGCACAAAATAAAACCCAGCTCGCAAGTGTCGAAAGCTATCTTAATGACGCCCATGAATTAAACAATATCGATAGTGACATAGCGAACTTCAAAAGTCATTGCGGCCGACTAAAAGTAGTATTGCAGGAGAATACCGCCCTATCAGATGATAAAACAAGCCAGCAGCAACAGATCCACCAGTATCGCGCCAATCTTGACGCCTTAAATCAACAGAAAAAGACAAAAGACACCACCATGTTGTCTATACAGGGTAAATTGTTAACGTTACAACAAGAGCAAGCAGCATTAACCCAAGTGCAGTCATTGGTTGATATGCGAGATGAGCAAGAGCAGATTGATGATATCAACCGTCAACTTGACCAAGTGAGCGTTAAGACAAAACAGCACGATGAGCTTAGTGTACAAGTAGAGAAAATAGTTGCGACCTTGCCAGTAATGAGTAACGACCTCAAGAAGCTGGCAGGCTTAATCGCTGATAATGAATCGGCGCTCGGCGCTGCCAAAGAAAAGCGTCAAGACAAACAAACCCAGCTGCATTTACTACAAAAAGTCGCTAAATTAGAAGACTATATCGCTGACCTAAAAGATGGTCATCCCTGCCCGCTTTGTGGATCGCTAGAGCATCCTTATAGTGCAGACCACCCACATTTGATACAAGAAACGGAAGCAACGCAAACTCAGCGGCAAATAACAGAGCTGGATACGACTATATCCAATTTAGAAGATACTTTATCTAAACATCGTATTACTCAAGCAACTGTACGGCAGCAGTTTGTGCAAGCGGAAGAACAACAAACCCTGCTAAATCACCAAATACAAAAGTTGAAGACAGAGATCGACCAGTTGGTCAGTTCAGTACTAAATAAAGGCTACTCTCAACTTGTTGCTGAAACATTAAAACCGTTGATGCAGATTGAGACGCATGTAGATGCGCTGTCATTATTAGACAGTATCAAAATCGAGCTAGGTAAGCGTAGAGAATCTCTCAAAAATACGTTAACTCAATATGAAACGCTTAGCGAGTCGCTCTCTACGATGCGTAATGACATCGAAGCGTTAGACAAGGAGCAGCGTGAGCTAACCAGCACTATTAACGAGATTGAGAGCAATAGTGAAAAAATAGCATGGGCTATAGAAAACTTAGACAAAAAATATCATGATAATTTTTCTGAATTGACCGTGCTCAAAACCGATATATTAGCCCTGTTAAATAAATATTCCACTGACAAACATCAGTCAGATGCAAAAATGGCGATACGTTCTTCACTGCAATCATTACAACCGCTGATAACCAGTATTGAAAGTCAAACCATACTAAGCAATGTGGACGCTCAGGCGCATATCAATACTCTGCGCCAATCTCACAGTACCCTTTTAGAAATCAAGAAACAGTTTAACGACTACAGAGAGGATCAACAAAACCTAAAAACATCACTCGGTCGTCTAGAAACACAAGTTGAGACCAAGCAGTCTCAACTCGACAAAGAAGAAAATGAGCTTATTAAAATTTCTCAACTCGCGGCTGAAAAAGCGAACATGCTTGAGCAATTAAGAACAAATAGAGATGAGGTCTTGGCAGATAAAGATCCTGAAGCAGAAGAAAAGCGTTTACGTGATGCCTTAGATCAGGCTAAAGCCACGCAGATCTCTGCGCAAAGGCAGCTAGACAATGCTGAGCACCTACTTAGTCAATTGCTTGATAAGCAGCGTCAGGTGACTGAGCAAGTGACCACAGTACAGGGAACACTCAATACTCAAGAGGATAGCTTTAAGTTAATACTTGCTACTTCTGATTTCTCTGATGAAATAGATTTTACTAATGCGCGCCTGCCAATTGATGAACGCAACACACTTAAACAGCAGCAACAGCATATCGATTATGCGCTAAAGCAAGCGCAGTCTTTACTGGATGCAACACAAAAAACACTTGCAGATAAACAAGCCAATCCGCTGACAGTAGACGATAGAGAAACGCTTGCCCAACAGCAATCACAAGCCCAAGATGAATTTAACAAACGAATTGAGTCAATCGGTGCAATCAGTCAGCGTCTAAAAGACAATGAAGATAAGAAAAACACTCAACAGGCGCAGCTTGATGCCATCACTATGCAAAAGGAAAAATTGCAAGTTTGGCAACAATTGCATAAATTGATTGGCTCATCTGATGGCAAAAAGTTCCGTACTTTTGCTCAAGGGCTAACCTTTGATCTCATGGTCACTCAAGCCAATACGCAGCTGCAAAAAATGAGCGATCGCTATTTGCTGGCCCGTGATGATAATAGTCCACTTGAGCTAAATGTGATTGACAACTATCAAGGTGGCGAAATTCGCAGCACTAAAAACCTTTCGGGCGGCGAAGGTTTTATCATTAGCCTAGCGTTAGCATTAGGACTCTCACAGATGGCCAGTCAAAATATTCGGGTAGATTCGCTATTTTTGGATGAAGGGTTTGGTACATTGGATGAGGAATCTTTAGACATTGCGCTTGATACGCTGACCAATCTACAGCAAGAAGGTAAATTAATTGGGGTGATATCCCATGTTCAGGCGCTAAAAGATCGCATTTTAACCCAAATTAAAGTCGAAAAGCTTTCGGGTGGATTTAGCCGAATTAGTGGCCAAGGGTGTCATAAAGTCGTCAGTGAAAAAGCATCATAA